One Pseudomonadota bacterium DNA segment encodes these proteins:
- a CDS encoding tetratricopeptide repeat protein → MAQQSAHTHCPSPPNYKRSRRHVRPIARLSGRQHKRIEVSWMATSSSGEWTPKARRLGRGVKAHMELGKAHMQAERFDDALAEYEAVIEQNPNLAPAHVAIGNVYYKQGNYEGALKHYQSAVTIDEKLAPAHMLSGNARLKLGDSAGALGEYEQALKLDPKLTSAQVRAGQLYAKEERYEPAEKALREALRLNPQLTAARLLIANIKQKQGDDQAAIDELQHAVRSKGDLWAGHYQLGRLHMKKSAHEAARDSFKHVVTLQADNPLGHFWLGMAQRELGDNAAAETALREAVRLNPQMPAAKMQLARTLQAAEKYDEALSLLRQMVKHKSDSVTIHVMIGDVHFAQGHHQEAVEEYEAAMLHGEDLAEKYPELEKIKSSSQDVKAKAQAYRDAFAKVTAERAEDREQSREKPQQKRRKRRALRLRKRGGAGG, encoded by the coding sequence GTGGCGCAGCAGAGCGCGCACACTCACTGCCCTTCACCGCCGAATTACAAGCGCTCCCGTCGGCATGTGCGGCCCATCGCACGGCTGTCCGGGAGGCAACATAAACGAATAGAGGTCAGTTGGATGGCTACTTCTTCCTCGGGAGAGTGGACTCCCAAGGCCCGACGACTCGGTCGCGGCGTCAAAGCGCATATGGAGCTCGGCAAAGCTCACATGCAGGCTGAACGGTTCGACGACGCCCTGGCGGAGTACGAAGCGGTCATCGAGCAAAATCCCAACCTTGCCCCCGCGCACGTAGCGATTGGCAACGTGTACTACAAGCAGGGCAACTACGAGGGCGCTCTCAAGCACTACCAGTCCGCCGTGACGATCGACGAGAAGCTCGCCCCTGCCCACATGCTGAGCGGCAACGCGCGACTCAAGCTCGGTGATTCGGCCGGCGCCCTGGGTGAATACGAGCAAGCGCTCAAGCTCGATCCCAAGTTGACCAGCGCCCAGGTGCGCGCCGGTCAGCTCTATGCAAAAGAGGAGCGCTACGAGCCAGCGGAGAAAGCGCTGCGTGAGGCGCTGCGCTTGAACCCCCAGTTGACAGCCGCTCGCCTGCTCATTGCGAACATCAAGCAAAAGCAGGGCGATGACCAGGCGGCGATCGATGAGTTGCAGCACGCCGTGCGCAGCAAGGGCGATCTCTGGGCGGGGCACTATCAGCTCGGTCGCCTGCATATGAAGAAGTCCGCCCACGAAGCGGCGCGAGACTCCTTTAAACACGTGGTCACCTTGCAGGCGGACAATCCCCTCGGGCATTTCTGGCTGGGTATGGCGCAGCGTGAGCTGGGCGACAACGCCGCCGCCGAGACCGCGCTGCGAGAGGCCGTCCGCCTCAACCCCCAGATGCCGGCCGCCAAGATGCAACTGGCGCGCACTCTGCAGGCGGCTGAGAAGTATGACGAGGCCCTGTCGCTGTTACGACAGATGGTCAAGCACAAGAGTGACTCGGTCACCATTCATGTCATGATAGGTGACGTTCACTTTGCTCAGGGGCACCACCAGGAAGCCGTAGAAGAATACGAAGCAGCCATGCTGCACGGCGAAGACCTGGCGGAAAAGTACCCCGAACTCGAGAAGATCAAATCGTCGTCGCAAGATGTGAAGGCGAAAGCGCAGGCGTACCGGGATGCCTTCGCGAAGGTCACCGCCGAGCGTGCGGAAGACCGCGAACAGTCCCGCGAGAAACCGCAGCAAAAACGCCGCAAGCGTCGGGCCCTGCGCCTGCGTAAGCGCGGCGGTGCCGGCGGCTAG